The window GGCCTGGAACTCCCACCGATCACCATTGCGTTGATCTCAGTCAGCCGACGCGGTGGCGAGTTCTTCTTTTTTGGCATCGCGATTTTCGCGATGATGCTCCTGGGACGCTTGTTCTTCTTTGGAGAGAAACGCCCGCAACGATTCAATCCGTTTCGATGGCACGAACGCTTTGTTCCCCCTGCGGTCAATTTGCTTTCATTGCTCGCCATCGTGGTCGGTTCCGGCCGTCCGATCGCCTCGGGACTCGAAACCCTTTCGAAGTGTCATCACATTCCCCAAACACGACGTCGACTCGCCGCGTCATGTGAACGGGTGGAGCGAGGCGAAGATCCCTGGGCAACGCTGGCCAGCGAAAAAATCTTGACCACACGAGAATCGCAAGCCCTGTCGGTGGCCGCATCAAGCGATGTCCAAGCCTGGCTGCTGCAATGGCTCGCAGAATCTCGATTCGACCGGCGTTCGGTTCGTCGTCACCTCCTGACGCAAGCGATCTCGTTGGCCAGTCTGTTTCTGTTGGCCGCTGTTGTGGCTTGGGTTTGCATCGCGATCTTCCTTGTACTCACCAGCCTGATTGGAGCCCTCGCGTGATGAACCATCGCTCCACTCGCCGAACGTCACCCTCGCGAAATGCCTTCACGATGATCGAGTTGGTGGTCGCCGCCTCGATCATGATCGCGTTGATGTCAGTCGTGACGTCGTTGACCTTTCGCATTCACAGGGTCTGGCAAGACACCAATCAACAACGCATCGCGACCTGGGCGGTGTCCAGCGAACTCGAACGGATCACGTCTCTGCCACTGGATGACATCGCGACCACGCTCGACGAACTCGAGGCATCCGAAGAACTCCGAAACTTATTGACCGAACCTGAATGGTCGGGTGACTTGATCGACGATGAACTCGGTCCGCGTGTCGCTCTGCGATTGGATTGGAAACGCCGCCATCCGGGCAAGCCTCTCGAACTGGTCGGCTGGGTCCTGGACACGACCGCTCAACAGGAGGCATCGCCATGAACCGATCTTCCAAACGCCACGCGCACTCCTTGGTTGAACTGATGATCGTGCTTTCGCTGCTTTCATCACTGATCACTGTTTCCATCGGCTGGATTCACCAATCCATGAAACTCTCCAAACAAATGAATTCCCGGCAAGCTCACCAAACCAACCTGACACGTTTGACAAGGATGATTCGGGACGATGCGCGCACCGCCAATGACGCTTCCGTTGACGGCCAAACATTGGAACTGCCATCGCTGCAGGTCGTGTATCAAGTCGATGGCCCAGTGATCCAGCGAACCGAACAAATCGACGCGAGCACCACGCGAACCGATGTCTTTGAATTGCAACCGGGTTCACGCGTCATCTGGAACGACACCGAGCTTCCCAAAGCGATCACGCTGCAGATCAAACGTTCCAGCGGAACTCCCATCCCAAGTCGACTGCCGCAAACAAACGAACCCAGTGCGACCAACTCGGACACAACCGATCGCAACGATTTGCATTTGCGAATGGAACTGAATCGGTACGCACGATTTG of the Rhodopirellula baltica SH 1 genome contains:
- a CDS encoding type II secretion system F family protein; its protein translation is MSTASTQPQNNTPDGLLALSSIPQRALVRTLLVAHQDRANPAKWVHLLAAEFGGPVGMRMNHLAMLLKAGTPVADALEQTPGILAPSGLMAIRLASETGTLSETYEALISDQGLESESTDSSWRNPRSEFTRVLFGFIVAWFILSFMMIFIMPTFEKMFEEFGLELPPITIALISVSRRGGEFFFFGIAIFAMMLLGRLFFFGEKRPQRFNPFRWHERFVPPAVNLLSLLAIVVGSGRPIASGLETLSKCHHIPQTRRRLAASCERVERGEDPWATLASEKILTTRESQALSVAASSDVQAWLLQWLAESRFDRRSVRRHLLTQAISLASLFLLAAVVAWVCIAIFLVLTSLIGALA
- a CDS encoding type IV pilus modification PilV family protein, with translation MNHRSTRRTSPSRNAFTMIELVVAASIMIALMSVVTSLTFRIHRVWQDTNQQRIATWAVSSELERITSLPLDDIATTLDELEASEELRNLLTEPEWSGDLIDDELGPRVALRLDWKRRHPGKPLELVGWVLDTTAQQEASP